The following proteins come from a genomic window of Nitrospiraceae bacterium:
- a CDS encoding transketolase, whose protein sequence is MAGSTIPSELVSELHNKATQLRIDCVRATSEAGSGHPSSCCSAADIVAALFFSVMRYDPKNPKARNSDRFVLSKGHAAPLLYAAWAEAGLFPKGDLLKLRTLTSDLEGHPTPRLSFVDMATGSLGQGLPVGIGIALNAKYIDKLDHRTYVLMGDGESVEGSVWEAVEAARHHQLDNLCAVVDINRLGQSDPTMLQHDMEAYHSRWSGFGWHAIVVDGHDLSALLAAFDEASHVAGKPTVLLAKTLKGRGISFMENHPSWHGKPIPKGEETQKAIDELTRQFKPISASVRIQTPTASAPRSFAANPLPRSPYKRGDSAATREAFGVALEALGSVNQLVVGLDADVKNSTYTDKFGKKFPDRFFENFIAEQNMVGAAAGLAACGKIPFAATFACFLTRAYDFIRMAAISQSNIKLIGTHVGVSIGEDGPSQMGLEDIAMMAAQPGVTVLYPSDATTTYRLVELAANHKGMVYLRAGRPKSPVLYGPEEEFQIGGSKLVRQSASDTLTIVAAGVTLFEALKAHDQLKAAGISVRVIDLYSIVPIDRATLMDSARLTQGRILTVEDHYPHGGLGDAVLSAVGSEGIRVHKLAIRTIPHSGKPEELVDHFGIGARSIVEAAKQILK, encoded by the coding sequence ATGGCTGGTTCGACGATACCATCCGAGCTTGTCAGCGAGCTTCACAACAAAGCGACACAGCTCCGAATCGACTGCGTGCGAGCTACTTCTGAAGCCGGGAGCGGCCATCCCTCCAGTTGCTGTTCAGCCGCAGACATTGTGGCTGCACTTTTCTTTTCCGTCATGCGCTATGATCCGAAGAATCCGAAAGCTCGCAATAGTGATCGCTTTGTCCTCTCGAAGGGCCACGCGGCGCCTTTGCTTTATGCCGCCTGGGCTGAAGCAGGACTTTTTCCCAAGGGCGATCTGTTGAAATTACGAACCTTGACATCAGATTTGGAAGGGCACCCGACTCCCCGCCTGTCCTTTGTCGACATGGCCACCGGCTCCCTCGGTCAAGGACTGCCCGTTGGGATCGGTATCGCCTTGAATGCCAAATATATCGATAAGCTAGACCATCGCACCTACGTCCTCATGGGTGATGGAGAGTCCGTCGAAGGGTCTGTCTGGGAAGCGGTCGAAGCAGCTCGCCATCACCAACTCGATAACTTGTGCGCGGTCGTCGATATCAACCGTCTCGGCCAAAGCGACCCCACCATGCTGCAACACGATATGGAGGCCTATCACTCACGATGGAGCGGATTCGGTTGGCACGCGATCGTCGTGGATGGACACGATCTTTCCGCATTGCTTGCGGCCTTCGACGAGGCGTCGCACGTAGCAGGCAAACCAACCGTCCTGCTGGCCAAGACGCTGAAAGGCCGCGGCATCTCGTTCATGGAAAACCACCCGAGCTGGCATGGAAAACCAATTCCCAAAGGGGAAGAGACGCAGAAGGCCATCGACGAACTGACCAGACAGTTCAAACCCATCAGTGCATCGGTACGCATTCAGACGCCGACGGCATCAGCTCCCCGTTCTTTCGCCGCCAACCCTCTTCCGCGTTCCCCATACAAGCGAGGAGATTCCGCCGCGACGCGCGAAGCATTCGGGGTGGCCTTGGAGGCTCTCGGATCGGTGAACCAGTTAGTCGTGGGTCTCGATGCGGACGTCAAGAACTCAACCTACACGGACAAATTCGGCAAGAAGTTTCCCGATCGCTTTTTCGAGAACTTCATCGCCGAGCAGAACATGGTCGGTGCGGCAGCCGGCCTAGCAGCCTGCGGAAAGATCCCGTTCGCGGCGACATTCGCCTGTTTCCTTACACGGGCGTACGACTTCATCCGCATGGCGGCTATCAGTCAATCGAATATCAAGCTCATCGGAACCCATGTAGGTGTCAGCATCGGTGAAGATGGCCCGTCCCAGATGGGTTTAGAAGACATCGCCATGATGGCCGCTCAGCCTGGTGTCACCGTGCTCTACCCTTCAGATGCCACCACCACCTACCGTCTGGTTGAACTTGCGGCGAACCACAAAGGTATGGTGTACCTGCGTGCCGGCCGTCCAAAGTCGCCCGTGTTATATGGACCTGAGGAAGAATTTCAAATCGGGGGAAGCAAGCTCGTTCGCCAAAGTGCCTCCGATACCCTGACGATCGTCGCTGCAGGTGTCACTCTTTTTGAAGCCCTCAAGGCCCATGATCAATTGAAGGCTGCTGGAATCTCTGTACGAGTGATTGACCTCTATAGCATCGTCCCCATCGACCGCGCCACCTTAATGGACAGTGCCCGGCTCACACAGGGCAGAATCCTGACCGTGGAGGATCACTACCCCCACGGTGGATTGGGTGATGCAGTCCTCAGTGCAGTGGGATCGGAAGGCATTCGAGTACACAAATTGGCCATCCGTACGATTCCCCATAGCGGAAAGCCAGAGGAACTCGTGGATCACTTTGGCATCGGAGCGCGATCGATTGTTGAAGCGGCCAAACAAATCCTTAAGTAG
- a CDS encoding glycine--tRNA ligase subunit alpha: MTFQDLILTLHRFWADQGCVIQQPYDLEMGAGTFHPATFLRSLGPEPWRSAYAQPCRRPTDGRYGENPNRLQHYYQYQVVLKPSPDNIQDLYLESLARLGINPKQHDIRFMQDDWESPTLGAWGLGWEVRLDGMEITQFTYFQEIGGIELNPITVELTYGTERIAMYLQQVDNVFDLTWTEGITYGDIHHETEVQFSRYNFEEGDVAMLGATFQAFEAECKRLLAKKDARLTLPAYDYCIKTSHMFNLLDARGAISVAERTGYIARVRALARQCAERYAEERAAMGHPLSDRPSTSSKTERRQTTRRLFKS, encoded by the coding sequence GTGACCTTCCAGGACCTGATCCTTACCCTCCATCGCTTCTGGGCCGACCAAGGCTGCGTTATTCAGCAGCCATACGACCTCGAAATGGGGGCTGGGACCTTTCATCCTGCGACCTTCTTACGCTCGCTCGGCCCGGAGCCCTGGCGCTCGGCCTATGCGCAACCCTGTCGTCGACCAACAGACGGGCGGTACGGAGAAAATCCGAACCGACTACAGCACTACTACCAGTACCAGGTGGTACTGAAGCCGTCACCGGATAACATTCAAGACCTGTATCTAGAGAGCCTCGCCCGGCTGGGGATCAATCCGAAACAGCATGATATTCGGTTCATGCAGGACGACTGGGAATCTCCGACGTTGGGAGCTTGGGGGTTGGGATGGGAGGTGCGACTTGACGGGATGGAAATCACCCAGTTCACCTACTTTCAAGAGATCGGAGGAATCGAACTTAATCCGATCACGGTTGAACTGACTTACGGAACCGAACGGATCGCGATGTACCTGCAACAAGTCGATAACGTGTTCGATCTGACTTGGACGGAGGGAATCACCTACGGCGACATCCATCATGAAACGGAGGTCCAGTTCTCCCGTTACAACTTTGAGGAGGGGGATGTCGCGATGTTAGGAGCTACCTTCCAAGCGTTCGAGGCGGAGTGCAAGCGCCTGCTTGCCAAGAAAGATGCGAGGCTGACGTTGCCCGCTTACGACTACTGCATCAAGACCTCGCACATGTTCAATCTACTCGATGCCCGCGGGGCCATCAGCGTTGCGGAGCGAACTGGTTACATAGCGCGGGTGCGAGCGTTGGCGCGGCAATGTGCGGAACGGTATGCCGAAGAACGGGCCGCCATGGGCCACCCACTGAGCGATCGTCCCAGCACCTCGTCGAAAACGGAACGCCGGCAGACCACCCGTCGCCTATTCAAGTCGTAG
- the glyS gene encoding glycine--tRNA ligase subunit beta → MGRAKVATSKKHATSRSSSAAELLVEIGSEELPFDFIAPALASLKENTERMLAESRLSYRHVHTVGTPRRLVFVVNGLTAHQTATVKETMGPSKAVAFDQTGQPTKAAVGFASGQGVAVQDLQLRQTPKGEYLFAVKREEGQPTREVLAELVPQIIATLSFPKSMKWNEAGVRFARPVRWLLALFDGTVLPIEVAGVKAGRSTYGHRILGGGKAVVVRDYASYESGLKRVGVMVEQDKRRAVIHEQLMQVSQKAGVHLNADEALLEQATYSTEWPVPIMGSFRPEYLSVPSEILITSMKEHQGFFSVRDKKSGALAAHFIAVANNEMKDMSLIRQGNERVLAARLADARFFYDEDRKTTLAERVTKLSGVVFHQKLGTMAQKQERITKLAVLLAQQLGMDQESATICSRAASLCKADLLSGIVGEFPELQGVMGGYYALHDQEPVPVSHAIMDHYKPRAMEGDLPRSLEGQVVSLADRIDTIAAFFHVGMVPTGSEDPFALRRHATAIVRVLVEGGLRLDLGRVIEQARTIVAESGFKAVAGSDVQQQRMVEFLFERVRYYGRVKHGLRDDVMDAVLLVADHRQFDLQDQLAKMHALQGITTQQEFDPLIIGFKRAHRLVEKEQWDRGPIDPTVFKDAAETELHQQNGLCRQDFDHHMRQGEYQKALDALVRVKPAIDAFFNGVMVNAEDPTLRNNRLSLLKEVDETFMSFADFSRIVVQGS, encoded by the coding sequence ATGGGCAGAGCCAAGGTTGCAACATCCAAGAAGCACGCGACGTCTCGCTCATCGAGCGCGGCCGAACTGTTGGTGGAGATCGGTAGCGAAGAGCTCCCCTTTGACTTTATTGCCCCGGCCCTCGCATCGCTCAAAGAAAACACCGAACGGATGCTGGCAGAATCGCGGCTGTCCTATCGGCACGTGCACACGGTGGGAACCCCCCGGCGTCTCGTCTTCGTAGTGAACGGACTGACTGCCCATCAAACTGCAACGGTGAAAGAAACCATGGGACCGTCCAAAGCGGTTGCCTTCGATCAAACCGGTCAACCGACGAAAGCGGCGGTCGGATTTGCCTCTGGGCAAGGGGTGGCGGTGCAAGATCTTCAGCTCAGGCAGACTCCGAAAGGCGAGTATCTCTTCGCGGTCAAGCGTGAAGAAGGACAACCGACTCGTGAGGTGTTGGCAGAGTTGGTACCTCAGATCATCGCCACACTCTCCTTCCCGAAATCGATGAAGTGGAATGAGGCAGGGGTTCGATTTGCCAGACCGGTGCGGTGGTTACTCGCCCTCTTCGATGGGACCGTGCTGCCGATTGAGGTAGCCGGTGTTAAAGCCGGTCGTAGTACTTACGGACACCGTATTCTCGGAGGCGGCAAAGCAGTGGTCGTCCGTGATTATGCCTCCTACGAGTCCGGACTCAAACGGGTCGGCGTCATGGTCGAGCAGGACAAACGACGCGCAGTGATTCACGAACAGTTGATGCAGGTCAGTCAGAAGGCCGGAGTTCACTTGAATGCGGACGAGGCTTTGCTGGAACAAGCGACCTACAGCACGGAGTGGCCGGTTCCTATCATGGGGAGTTTCAGGCCGGAATATTTATCGGTACCGTCGGAAATCCTGATCACCTCGATGAAAGAGCATCAGGGATTCTTTTCAGTGCGGGACAAGAAGAGCGGTGCCTTAGCCGCACACTTCATTGCCGTCGCCAACAACGAGATGAAGGACATGTCGCTCATTCGACAAGGGAACGAGCGTGTCTTAGCGGCTCGGTTGGCTGATGCCAGATTCTTCTACGATGAAGATCGAAAGACCACACTCGCGGAACGAGTGACGAAGCTCTCCGGTGTCGTGTTTCACCAGAAGCTCGGCACCATGGCCCAGAAACAGGAACGAATTACCAAGCTTGCCGTTCTGTTAGCGCAGCAATTGGGTATGGATCAGGAGTCAGCTACGATTTGTTCTCGGGCTGCAAGCCTGTGCAAAGCCGATCTCTTATCCGGTATCGTGGGGGAGTTTCCCGAGTTGCAAGGGGTCATGGGCGGCTATTATGCGCTGCATGATCAAGAGCCAGTTCCTGTAAGCCATGCCATCATGGATCACTATAAGCCTCGTGCGATGGAGGGGGATCTACCTCGCTCGCTCGAAGGGCAAGTGGTGTCCCTAGCGGACCGCATCGATACCATCGCGGCGTTCTTTCACGTCGGCATGGTGCCAACGGGATCGGAAGATCCGTTTGCATTGCGTCGCCATGCAACTGCCATCGTGCGTGTCTTAGTGGAGGGAGGCCTCCGGCTCGATCTGGGCCGGGTGATCGAGCAGGCTAGGACGATCGTCGCCGAGAGTGGGTTCAAGGCGGTAGCCGGGTCTGATGTCCAGCAACAGCGGATGGTGGAGTTTCTGTTTGAGCGAGTCAGATACTACGGGAGGGTAAAGCACGGACTGCGCGACGACGTGATGGATGCTGTTCTTCTGGTAGCCGACCATCGCCAGTTCGATCTGCAGGATCAGCTAGCCAAGATGCACGCGCTTCAGGGAATTACGACGCAACAAGAATTTGACCCGCTCATTATCGGGTTCAAACGTGCGCATCGGCTCGTGGAGAAAGAGCAATGGGACCGTGGACCAATCGATCCTACGGTGTTTAAAGATGCCGCCGAGACGGAGCTCCATCAGCAGAATGGTTTGTGTCGTCAAGACTTCGACCACCACATGCGGCAAGGGGAGTATCAGAAGGCCCTGGATGCGTTGGTCCGTGTAAAGCCGGCGATCGATGCCTTTTTCAACGGCGTGATGGTAAACGCAGAGGACCCCACATTGCGGAATAACCGACTCTCCTTGCTCAAGGAAGTCGATGAGACCTTTATGTCATTCGCCGACTTCTCTCGGATTGTGGTACAAGGGAGCTAG
- a CDS encoding fibronectin type III domain-containing protein, whose translation MALIIGCGGGGTDPSGNSMVPPPSGGGSSSGGGPSTGGGGSASPTASVSLAWNPDSDPSVYAYFVHYGTQSAGQSGSCNYTASTFVGSPSATVTGLDPNTQYFFAVSAYNGLESTCSNEVSTVTQPAA comes from the coding sequence ATGGCACTCATCATCGGTTGTGGTGGTGGCGGGACGGACCCCAGTGGCAATTCGATGGTACCACCACCGAGCGGTGGGGGATCAAGCTCAGGTGGTGGTCCAAGTACAGGTGGCGGCGGCTCCGCTAGTCCCACTGCTTCTGTTTCACTTGCCTGGAATCCCGATTCTGATCCATCCGTGTATGCCTATTTCGTTCACTATGGGACGCAGTCCGCCGGCCAATCTGGCAGTTGTAATTACACCGCCTCAACCTTTGTTGGATCCCCCTCTGCAACGGTCACGGGACTTGACCCCAACACACAATATTTCTTCGCAGTCAGCGCATACAACGGCCTTGAAAGCACCTGTTCGAACGAAGTGTCGACGGTCACTCAGCCAGCCGCATAG
- a CDS encoding multicopper oxidase domain-containing protein, with product MMQSQSASCRLAVAASLLVAGAVVTPAAWAKTHEITMTAVETDVVIDGSGEKYAAWTFDGQMPGPVVRVTEGDTINFTLRNPETNKNPHAMDFHAAEIDFLKNYRAINAGETISYTFVAKKPGIFFYHCGAPPMIQHIARGMFGAIIVDPKEAKAWPKADREYVLIQSEYFKNPGDVQAMFDRKFDGMMFNGGIFKYHPFVTGGGKLDAKPGERVRIYFVNAGPNEFSSFHPIGEIWDNVYESGNPANSLKGVQTYVVGPGSAATFDVVIESAGAYPLVTHSLTGALRGAIAVLLASPDAKPAPLMPMVPWKIATPQTEITPVPTP from the coding sequence ATGATGCAATCACAAAGTGCCTCTTGCAGACTCGCTGTCGCGGCGAGCCTGCTGGTTGCAGGGGCAGTAGTCACTCCAGCGGCATGGGCCAAAACGCACGAAATCACGATGACCGCCGTAGAAACCGACGTCGTGATCGACGGCAGCGGTGAGAAGTACGCAGCCTGGACATTTGACGGCCAGATGCCAGGCCCGGTTGTGCGGGTCACAGAAGGCGACACGATCAACTTCACGCTTAGGAACCCGGAGACCAACAAAAATCCTCATGCGATGGATTTTCACGCTGCAGAAATCGATTTTCTCAAGAACTATCGGGCAATCAACGCCGGCGAAACCATCAGCTATACGTTTGTCGCCAAGAAGCCCGGCATCTTCTTCTATCACTGCGGAGCGCCTCCGATGATCCAACACATCGCGCGCGGCATGTTCGGCGCGATTATCGTCGATCCAAAGGAGGCGAAAGCCTGGCCCAAGGCAGATCGCGAGTATGTTTTAATTCAGTCTGAATACTTTAAGAATCCCGGCGATGTGCAGGCGATGTTCGACCGGAAGTTCGACGGCATGATGTTCAATGGCGGCATCTTCAAGTACCATCCGTTTGTGACTGGTGGCGGGAAGCTGGATGCCAAGCCTGGCGAACGGGTCCGGATCTACTTCGTCAACGCCGGACCGAACGAGTTTTCCTCGTTCCACCCGATCGGTGAGATTTGGGACAACGTCTATGAGAGCGGCAATCCGGCCAATAGTTTGAAGGGCGTGCAGACGTACGTCGTAGGGCCCGGTAGCGCGGCCACCTTCGATGTGGTGATCGAGTCCGCCGGTGCATACCCGCTGGTGACCCACTCATTGACAGGCGCTCTCCGTGGCGCGATTGCGGTTCTCCTGGCCTCGCCTGACGCCAAACCAGCGCCACTGATGCCGATGGTGCCGTGGAAAATTGCGACACCACAAACAGAGATTACGCCAGTCCCAACGCCATAA
- a CDS encoding sulfite exporter TauE/SafE family protein encodes MDQIVLILITFLAATVNGALGYGFSSITVPVALLFYTNRVLNPALVLVELVINSYVLYINRKSIPNIWWRVAPILIGLGIGIGIGSYILFMVQPAWIKFVTYITLLPLILLQAAGIRKPIRAEKTIAIPFGMGIGTLYSVTTISGPPLALLFNNQGYAKQDFRAALGVIRVAESSLTAVAYGFLGLYSAGSMEIIPLIVPSVLLGIPLGTYLIRWMDPETFRRICMAFDALVVAFGLSRVLVELQLASAITTYTILSIVVLLNGFLLYRFFKERSVP; translated from the coding sequence ATGGACCAAATTGTGCTGATCCTCATCACGTTCCTCGCTGCAACAGTCAATGGAGCTCTGGGATATGGCTTTTCCTCCATCACTGTTCCCGTCGCCTTGTTGTTTTATACCAATCGCGTCTTGAATCCAGCCCTGGTTCTCGTTGAACTCGTGATCAATAGCTACGTCCTCTACATCAACCGGAAGAGCATCCCGAACATTTGGTGGCGCGTCGCACCTATTCTTATCGGCCTGGGGATCGGCATTGGGATCGGGAGCTATATCCTTTTTATGGTCCAACCGGCCTGGATTAAATTTGTAACCTACATTACTTTACTACCTCTGATTCTCCTCCAGGCTGCCGGAATCAGAAAACCTATTCGTGCCGAGAAAACCATTGCCATCCCTTTTGGGATGGGAATCGGTACGCTCTATTCCGTCACCACCATCTCCGGCCCTCCCTTGGCGTTGCTGTTTAACAATCAAGGATATGCCAAGCAGGATTTCCGAGCCGCCTTGGGTGTTATTCGTGTGGCCGAATCCAGTCTGACCGCCGTGGCATATGGCTTCCTCGGCCTCTACAGTGCCGGTAGTATGGAAATCATTCCGTTGATTGTCCCGAGCGTGTTGCTGGGTATTCCTCTTGGAACGTATCTGATCCGCTGGATGGATCCCGAAACATTCCGGCGGATCTGTATGGCGTTTGATGCCTTGGTAGTCGCGTTTGGCTTGTCCCGAGTGCTCGTCGAGTTGCAACTGGCCTCTGCTATTACCACGTACACCATCCTGTCAATCGTGGTCCTCCTCAATGGGTTCCTATTGTATCGCTTCTTCAAAGAACGCTCGGTCCCGTAA
- a CDS encoding Rrf2 family transcriptional regulator — protein MKLSKKSEYGLRALLELTLAYGKTSLQRHDIADRQHIPVEFLEQILLALKRAGLLASRRGMKGGYQLIKRPEDITVGQVIRILDGPLAPISCVSKTAYQKCRDCPYADKPVCPVQQVMGPVRDAIADILDNYTLNDFAASRREG, from the coding sequence ATGAAACTATCAAAGAAAAGCGAATATGGCCTTCGAGCCCTGCTAGAACTTACCCTCGCCTACGGCAAGACCTCACTTCAACGTCACGACATCGCAGACCGTCAACACATTCCTGTGGAGTTTCTCGAACAAATTTTACTCGCACTGAAGCGTGCCGGTTTGCTTGCCAGCCGACGGGGAATGAAAGGCGGCTATCAGCTGATCAAACGACCAGAAGACATTACGGTTGGCCAAGTCATCCGCATTCTGGATGGCCCGCTTGCGCCAATCAGCTGTGTGAGCAAGACAGCCTACCAAAAATGTCGAGATTGCCCCTATGCGGACAAACCAGTCTGTCCGGTCCAGCAGGTGATGGGACCGGTACGCGACGCCATTGCAGATATCCTGGACAACTATACATTAAATGACTTCGCAGCAAGTCGTCGAGAAGGGTAG
- a CDS encoding cupin domain-containing protein produces the protein MKIVNLSDFQQFSSEKMKKNNIFQSPRFFCDVYCFEPGQEQKGHVHGEQDKVYLVLEGQGIFQVGSEKQVLGPGQGTMAPAGQEHGVKNHTSQRLKVLVFVAPNP, from the coding sequence ATGAAAATCGTGAATTTATCTGACTTTCAGCAGTTTAGCTCAGAGAAGATGAAGAAGAACAACATCTTCCAATCACCTAGATTCTTCTGCGATGTCTACTGCTTCGAGCCGGGGCAAGAACAAAAGGGCCATGTTCACGGAGAGCAGGATAAGGTCTATTTGGTTCTTGAGGGGCAAGGCATTTTTCAGGTCGGATCGGAAAAACAGGTGCTGGGACCGGGACAGGGAACGATGGCCCCTGCAGGCCAGGAACATGGGGTCAAAAATCACACGAGCCAGCGGCTCAAGGTGTTGGTGTTTGTCGCTCCCAATCCATAA
- a CDS encoding CoB--CoM heterodisulfide reductase iron-sulfur subunit B family protein, with protein MKYALYPGCAAKGATPELYLSTMAIISRLGIDVVELAAASCCGAGVVTEADPDVALALNARTFAQAEVLGLDVMTICGTCQGVMSAANRRLKTESGLLDRINRLLEPEGVQYRGRVQVKHLLWIVVREIGLTRLRGLVSVPMREFRIAPFYGCYILRPSWDLGFDDPENPQSLEKVISAVGGEPVAYTGRTQCCGFPIILEKEAIAVAMAGNHMKEAKDGGADFMVTPCPLCHMSLDIYQERAGRAVNTSLNLPILHLPQLLGLAIGVPAKNLGVSHHLISVDSIVRRIERRVHQKS; from the coding sequence ATGAAGTATGCGTTATACCCCGGCTGTGCAGCGAAGGGGGCAACGCCTGAGCTATACCTGTCGACGATGGCCATCATCAGTCGATTGGGAATCGACGTTGTCGAGCTGGCGGCCGCGTCGTGCTGCGGGGCCGGTGTCGTGACGGAGGCCGATCCGGACGTCGCGTTAGCGCTCAATGCTCGGACGTTCGCACAGGCGGAGGTGTTGGGACTAGACGTGATGACGATCTGTGGCACCTGTCAGGGGGTGATGAGTGCCGCCAATCGGCGTTTGAAGACAGAATCAGGCTTGCTGGATCGGATCAACCGATTGTTGGAACCGGAAGGAGTGCAGTATCGAGGGCGGGTTCAAGTCAAGCATCTTTTGTGGATTGTGGTACGCGAGATCGGCTTGACGCGCTTGCGCGGACTCGTCTCCGTTCCCATGCGGGAGTTTCGCATCGCTCCGTTTTACGGCTGTTACATCTTGCGTCCGTCATGGGATCTGGGATTCGACGATCCGGAAAATCCTCAGTCGCTCGAGAAAGTAATCAGCGCTGTGGGTGGGGAACCGGTCGCCTACACGGGTCGCACGCAATGTTGCGGTTTTCCGATCATTCTTGAAAAGGAGGCGATCGCAGTGGCGATGGCGGGAAACCACATGAAAGAGGCCAAAGACGGAGGAGCTGATTTCATGGTAACCCCTTGTCCCTTGTGCCATATGAGTCTCGATATCTATCAGGAGCGGGCTGGTCGGGCAGTGAATACATCGCTCAATCTGCCGATCCTGCACCTTCCCCAATTGCTCGGGCTGGCCATCGGCGTCCCAGCCAAAAATTTGGGCGTATCGCACCACTTGATCTCAGTGGATTCCATCGTGAGACGAATAGAACGAAGGGTGCACCAGAAGTCATAA
- a CDS encoding Crp/Fnr family transcriptional regulator — MLKRPNKSLSSRSGSDLPRELDRIPLLNILARSDRQRMLQELTESQYGKNDVIFREGDPTEYFHIVKEGTVKCVKSTPDGKECTIKMLMPGDLFCCDAAAFEGACHPGTAQPMGNVSILRLSKKSYLDMLRHNPEAAIEVIKYLGTRLHEAQEKTKILALDRADQRLASLLVDLATRNGIEDPHGIRLNIRLTREDMANMVGITTETAIRIMSRFKRGRLVSGTAKRLIIRDLPRLKGLAAG, encoded by the coding sequence TTGTTGAAGCGGCCAAACAAATCCTTAAGTAGCCGGTCCGGTTCTGACCTCCCTCGCGAACTCGACCGTATTCCCCTGCTGAATATCCTGGCTCGATCAGACCGCCAACGCATGCTCCAAGAACTCACCGAGTCCCAGTACGGGAAGAACGATGTGATTTTCCGGGAAGGCGACCCCACTGAATATTTTCACATCGTGAAAGAAGGCACGGTGAAGTGCGTGAAGTCCACGCCGGACGGGAAAGAATGCACCATCAAGATGTTGATGCCCGGCGATCTTTTTTGCTGCGACGCCGCTGCGTTCGAGGGAGCCTGCCACCCCGGCACTGCTCAACCGATGGGAAACGTCAGCATTCTCCGCCTAAGCAAGAAGTCCTACCTCGACATGTTGCGGCATAACCCGGAGGCTGCAATAGAAGTGATCAAATATCTGGGAACCCGCCTGCACGAAGCGCAGGAGAAAACCAAGATTCTGGCGTTGGACCGGGCCGACCAGCGTCTTGCGTCCCTCCTCGTCGACCTCGCCACGCGGAACGGCATCGAAGACCCCCACGGTATTCGCTTGAACATACGGCTCACGCGGGAAGACATGGCCAACATGGTCGGTATCACCACAGAGACTGCCATCCGAATCATGAGTCGATTTAAACGGGGTCGCCTCGTTTCCGGTACCGCCAAGCGGCTCATTATCCGCGATCTCCCTCGGTTGAAAGGCCTCGCCGCAGGCTGA